In Candidatus Zixiibacteriota bacterium, a single window of DNA contains:
- the pal gene encoding peptidoglycan-associated lipoprotein Pal, translating to MKKLVLFMLVLMLPLYLINCGGGPKPVEEVVTIEPEPEPEPEVKPEPIPEPEPEIVPVKASDFAIIYFDFDKYNLVDSAKKALEGNARVLKDNPTVVIKIEGHCDERGTVEYNLSLGEKRANSAMDYLKSLGIAPNRMSMISYGKSRPAVQGSNESTWAKNRRCEFKIVSQ from the coding sequence ATGAAAAAGCTCGTATTATTCATGCTTGTTTTAATGTTGCCTTTGTATCTGATCAATTGCGGCGGCGGGCCAAAACCTGTCGAAGAGGTCGTCACTATCGAGCCCGAACCGGAACCGGAACCCGAAGTCAAACCGGAACCGATCCCGGAACCGGAACCCGAAATCGTCCCTGTCAAGGCGTCCGATTTCGCAATCATATATTTTGATTTCGATAAGTACAATCTGGTTGACTCGGCCAAGAAGGCGCTCGAGGGCAATGCCCGGGTTCTGAAAGATAATCCCACGGTCGTAATCAAGATTGAGGGCCATTGCGACGAACGCGGAACGGTTGAATACAACCTGTCTCTGGGTGAGAAGCGGGCCAATTCAGCCATGGATTACCTTAAGAGTTTGGGAATAGCCCCCAACCGGATGTCGATGATCAGTTATGGTAAATCGCGGCCGGCGGTTCAGGGTAGTAATGAATCGACTTGGGCCAAAAACCGTCGCTGTGAGTTTAAAATAGTCTCGCAGTAA
- the dinB gene encoding DNA polymerase IV yields MRVFLYIDVDAFFASVEQAINPSLLGRPVMVGGLKHERGVVACPSYEARARGVYTGTSLHNAARLIPDGVFLKGDFNRHQDYSKRFYDILYRYSPEIQEISQDEACLDITGTIRHFAGNHALARDIQKQVWITLSLPTSIGIGPSRVASKIASEHRKPMGLTIIEPDHIQQFFSQLPLCRIPGIGHVTEKILSEMGIRTAGQLAAVPESYLKTLFGVNGLKIAAYCRGEDGLPLKDHRVIRSVSRETGFAEDITDCGLLLSHFYYLVERATAKLRGLSKKAATARIKFRYSDFQTIVVSARITPVSDDEMVIFPIVEAMFRRTFIRRLGIRLVGVSLSGLKNHIDNESFLDDRIEKNRRLLKGLDFTRGRAGFFALMTGRTFALSSRYRQGDNGFELRTPGLSQ; encoded by the coding sequence ATGCGTGTTTTTCTCTATATCGATGTTGATGCTTTCTTCGCCTCGGTGGAACAGGCCATCAATCCCAGCCTGCTCGGACGGCCGGTCATGGTTGGCGGTTTGAAACATGAACGGGGCGTGGTGGCCTGTCCCAGTTATGAGGCTCGAGCCCGGGGGGTCTACACCGGGACTTCACTCCATAATGCCGCGCGGCTTATCCCTGACGGTGTTTTTCTCAAGGGTGATTTCAACCGCCATCAGGACTATTCTAAAAGATTCTATGACATTCTCTATCGGTACAGCCCGGAGATTCAGGAGATATCGCAGGACGAAGCCTGCCTTGATATCACCGGAACCATCCGGCATTTCGCTGGAAATCACGCTCTGGCCAGGGATATTCAAAAACAGGTATGGATAACGCTCTCTCTGCCAACCTCAATCGGAATCGGCCCCAGCCGCGTGGCCTCTAAAATCGCCTCGGAACATCGGAAACCGATGGGTCTTACAATTATTGAACCGGACCATATACAACAATTCTTCAGCCAATTACCTCTCTGTCGTATTCCCGGAATCGGCCATGTAACCGAAAAAATATTAAGCGAGATGGGGATTCGAACGGCCGGGCAACTGGCCGCCGTTCCGGAATCGTATCTTAAAACCCTTTTTGGCGTTAATGGGTTGAAAATCGCCGCCTACTGCCGCGGTGAGGATGGCCTGCCCTTGAAAGACCATCGGGTCATTCGCTCGGTCAGTCGTGAAACCGGGTTCGCCGAGGACATCACCGATTGCGGACTTCTGCTGTCACACTTCTATTATCTAGTGGAGCGAGCGACCGCAAAACTCCGAGGACTATCCAAAAAAGCCGCAACGGCACGCATCAAATTTCGTTATTCCGATTTCCAGACCATCGTTGTATCGGCCCGAATCACCCCGGTTTCCGATGATGAAATGGTCATCTTCCCGATTGTGGAAGCCATGTTTCGGCGAACCTTCATCCGGCGTTTGGGAATCCGTCTGGTGGGGGTAAGTCTTTCGGGTCTAAAAAATCATATTGACAATGAATCCTTTCTCGATGATCGGATCGAAAAAAATCGCCGTTTATTGAAGGGCCTCGACTTCACCCGGGGTCGGGCCGGTTTTTTTGCCCTCATGACCGGCCGGACATTTGCCCTATCATCACGATACCGACAGGGGGATAATGGTTTTGAACTTCGCACTCCCGGTTTGTCACAGTAG
- a CDS encoding DNA polymerase III subunit alpha yields MNFALPVCHSSFSLLYGTASPDQLIETAASLGYRAIAMADTNNLYGAYDLYYNSFELGLQVIIGVRLTTALGMVCLLCKNYDGFKNLSRLVTHYQLQQPPTCEILHEYRAHLVCLAEADSPLPQLREIFGDNMYLALTFNQPSKTARRAKETGLCMVACPPVSFLRPEDFDCHRLLRAIAGGFLLDNLPASQTAGRLEFFHPPEWYNRFFETFPEALIESGNLANRCYLAFPERKNILPDIGLSGDHFEILYETALDGLRERIIRANGRYQARLEYELSVIKKTGFVDYFLIVREIINFCKSNHIAVVGRGSAAGSLVSYCLGITQVDPVCEGLYFERFLNEARSDCPDIDLDIDWRRRDEVIDFIYRRYGADRVAMMASYIHFQPRLAIRETAKAFGLDPEEIDRLIKKIPHHPFVNRRFPESLPDQLPSDLNRFRPFLEAAQSIYGLPRHLSIHAGGVVITPQPLTDYIPLEPAAKGTIVTQGDMYQAEKIGLVKIDILGQRGLAVIADCYQAVREIKGINYNIPENDKKTYDMLQKGKTIGVFQIESPGLRALLKDLRPKVLNDITLALALIRPGASESGMKRIFLDRFHGREKTVYPHPNLAEILKETHGVFIYQEQVILAARLIAGFNLAASDLLRRAITKLRKKSDGDRLTRRFLDGAERNGIDTSTADNILAQLRQFASFGFCKAHAATYGHLAYQSAYFKAHHPALFMTAVLRNGGGYYPPAVYVAEARRLGVTVMPPDINISDIVDTLYDGRIYLGLSRIRELSSAVIKQIKLARPFNSFGQFLSLVEIGERDMESLIRVGFFDSLETSRPRLLWQFRLNGGKTNAKGGGFFNGQALSANPKNLPPLVPFSRYDIFRTEQFILDLNASFHPLTMIEDYQSPPPGQWHHPVDGTAINISGWLADRKRIKTRDGESMVFLTFDTLEDTFEVVLFPDTYMKYAELIRKYRYLAIEGQINVDDGNTAIIARKLTPCPTGLKEARYI; encoded by the coding sequence TTGAACTTCGCACTCCCGGTTTGTCACAGTAGTTTTTCGCTCCTTTATGGAACAGCCTCGCCGGATCAGTTAATCGAGACGGCCGCCTCACTGGGTTATCGGGCGATCGCCATGGCCGACACCAATAATCTCTATGGGGCCTATGACCTGTATTATAATTCCTTTGAATTGGGTCTTCAGGTGATCATCGGGGTCCGGCTCACCACCGCCCTTGGTATGGTTTGCCTGTTATGTAAAAATTATGATGGTTTTAAAAATCTCTCCCGCCTGGTAACCCATTATCAGCTTCAACAGCCTCCAACCTGCGAAATTCTGCATGAGTATCGCGCCCATCTGGTTTGCCTGGCAGAAGCCGACTCACCCCTGCCGCAGTTGCGCGAAATCTTCGGGGATAATATGTATCTCGCTTTGACCTTCAATCAGCCTTCCAAAACCGCTCGACGGGCAAAGGAGACCGGTCTCTGCATGGTGGCCTGTCCCCCGGTCAGTTTTCTCAGGCCCGAGGATTTCGACTGCCATCGACTTCTTCGAGCCATTGCGGGCGGATTTCTGCTTGATAATCTCCCTGCCTCTCAAACGGCCGGCCGTCTTGAGTTTTTTCATCCGCCTGAATGGTACAACCGTTTCTTTGAAACTTTCCCCGAGGCACTGATTGAGAGTGGGAATCTGGCCAACCGATGTTATCTGGCTTTTCCGGAAAGAAAAAATATCCTGCCCGATATCGGCCTTTCCGGGGATCACTTTGAGATTCTCTATGAAACCGCCCTGGATGGTTTGCGGGAACGAATAATCCGGGCGAATGGCCGTTATCAGGCCCGACTGGAGTATGAGCTTTCAGTCATTAAAAAAACCGGCTTTGTGGATTATTTCCTGATCGTAAGGGAAATCATCAACTTCTGCAAAAGTAACCATATCGCCGTGGTGGGACGAGGTTCGGCGGCCGGATCTCTGGTTTCGTATTGCCTCGGGATTACCCAGGTGGACCCGGTTTGCGAGGGCCTGTATTTTGAACGTTTCTTAAACGAGGCCCGTTCGGATTGCCCCGATATCGACCTGGACATTGACTGGCGGCGGCGTGATGAAGTCATTGATTTCATATATCGCCGCTATGGTGCCGATCGGGTGGCAATGATGGCATCATATATTCATTTTCAACCGCGTCTGGCCATTCGTGAAACGGCTAAGGCTTTTGGATTGGATCCTGAAGAAATCGACCGCCTTATTAAAAAGATTCCCCACCACCCGTTTGTAAATCGCCGGTTCCCCGAATCTCTCCCCGATCAACTGCCATCTGATCTGAATCGTTTCCGGCCGTTTCTTGAGGCGGCTCAATCCATTTATGGCCTGCCCCGCCATCTGAGTATTCATGCCGGGGGAGTTGTGATTACGCCTCAACCGCTAACCGATTATATCCCACTGGAACCGGCCGCCAAAGGTACTATCGTGACTCAGGGCGACATGTATCAGGCGGAAAAAATCGGCCTGGTCAAGATAGATATTCTCGGACAGCGGGGACTGGCCGTGATTGCCGATTGCTATCAGGCGGTCAGGGAAATCAAAGGGATCAATTATAATATTCCGGAGAATGACAAAAAAACCTACGACATGCTTCAAAAAGGTAAAACCATTGGGGTTTTCCAAATCGAGTCGCCCGGCCTTCGGGCCCTGTTGAAAGACCTCAGGCCGAAGGTTTTAAACGATATCACCCTGGCCCTTGCTCTCATTCGTCCCGGCGCTTCCGAATCCGGTATGAAACGAATTTTTCTTGACCGCTTTCATGGCCGTGAAAAGACCGTCTATCCCCACCCTAATCTGGCCGAAATCCTGAAAGAGACTCATGGCGTGTTTATCTATCAGGAACAGGTTATTCTGGCCGCCCGCCTGATTGCCGGATTTAACCTGGCCGCTTCTGATCTTTTGCGTCGGGCTATTACCAAATTACGTAAAAAGTCGGATGGCGACCGACTCACCCGCCGATTTCTTGATGGGGCCGAGCGCAACGGTATTGATACGTCCACGGCGGATAATATCCTGGCCCAACTGCGCCAGTTTGCCTCCTTCGGATTTTGCAAAGCTCATGCCGCCACATATGGCCATCTGGCCTATCAATCGGCCTATTTCAAGGCCCACCATCCGGCCCTTTTTATGACTGCAGTCCTGCGTAATGGAGGCGGTTATTATCCCCCGGCGGTTTATGTCGCCGAAGCCCGACGGTTGGGAGTGACTGTCATGCCGCCCGATATTAACATCTCCGATATCGTGGATACTCTGTATGACGGACGAATTTACCTCGGCCTGTCTCGTATTCGCGAATTGTCATCGGCGGTCATCAAGCAAATTAAATTAGCCCGGCCATTCAATTCTTTCGGTCAGTTTTTGTCACTCGTGGAAATTGGCGAACGAGATATGGAAAGTCTGATCCGGGTCGGTTTTTTCGATTCTCTCGAGACCTCCCGCCCCCGTCTTCTCTGGCAATTCCGCCTGAATGGAGGGAAAACAAATGCAAAAGGCGGTGGATTTTTTAATGGCCAGGCGTTATCAGCCAATCCCAAAAATCTCCCGCCCCTTGTTCCCTTCAGCCGGTATGATATTTTCCGCACCGAGCAATTTATCCTGGACCTGAACGCATCCTTTCATCCCCTGACTATGATTGAGGATTACCAGTCGCCGCCTCCCGGACAATGGCACCATCCGGTAGATGGAACCGCTATCAACATCTCCGGATGGCTGGCCGACCGGAAACGGATTAAAACCCGCGACGGCGAATCCATGGTGTTTTTAACCTTCGACACCCTGGAAGATACCTTCGAAGTGGTTCTGTTCCCGGATACCTATATGAAGTACGCTGAACTGATAAGGAAATACCGTTATCTCGCAATCGAGGGGCAGATTAATGTCGATGATGGTAACACTGCCATTATTGCCCGGAAACTTACCCCCTGCCCCACCGGTTTGAAGGAAGCCCGGTATATTTAG
- a CDS encoding MotA/TolQ/ExbB proton channel family protein: MEYSMIIAAGLFSGGVWQIIGQSSLFGSIILAILLCFSLFSWGIMFNKWRLFRRVEREDHTFLAAFRKTKKLSGIMNQAKTLEFTPLAGIFINGYNEISEFVSSKQTTSEGSDKVDPLTDKEIEIIGMTLERSVAEEIGFLERRVIFLATTANASPFLGLLGTVVGVMDSFWSIGERGSASLAVVAPGIAEALLATIVGLGAAIPAVVAYNWASNKLKFYYDRSENFSLEFMTRIKKDMT; encoded by the coding sequence ATGGAATATTCAATGATAATCGCGGCCGGTTTATTTTCCGGAGGCGTCTGGCAGATTATAGGACAATCAAGCCTCTTCGGCAGTATCATTCTGGCCATTTTACTCTGTTTTTCCCTCTTTTCATGGGGGATCATGTTCAACAAGTGGCGTCTTTTTCGCCGGGTGGAGCGCGAAGATCACACTTTTCTGGCCGCCTTCAGAAAAACCAAAAAACTTTCCGGTATAATGAATCAGGCCAAAACGCTTGAGTTTACCCCCCTGGCCGGCATATTTATCAATGGTTATAATGAAATCAGTGAGTTTGTTTCATCCAAACAAACAACTTCCGAGGGATCGGACAAAGTGGACCCCCTGACCGATAAAGAGATAGAAATAATCGGGATGACGCTGGAACGCTCGGTGGCCGAAGAAATAGGCTTTCTGGAGCGGCGGGTGATTTTCCTGGCCACCACCGCTAATGCTTCGCCTTTCCTTGGTTTACTTGGTACGGTGGTCGGCGTCATGGATTCTTTCTGGTCCATTGGTGAACGCGGTTCGGCCTCGCTGGCCGTAGTCGCACCCGGAATAGCCGAGGCCCTGCTGGCCACGATCGTTGGTCTCGGGGCCGCCATTCCCGCGGTCGTTGCCTATAACTGGGCCAGCAATAAACTCAAATTCTATTACGACCGGTCCGAAAACTTTTCCCTCGAGTTTATGACGCGCATCAAAAAGGATATGACCTGA
- a CDS encoding TonB family protein, producing MKQDIILSFLLHFTIIIVMVIITPFKPRINTDLGEVINVRLASLPAPAPKEEPVKIEPLPIPQALVADNEIAFIPKAKSVTEAKPVNKPKPKPKPKTEDKPYNPDAARGTETKSGTAEGQKDVSQNLGPGSKFGSAAIDNSSFDYPYWFVQAFTKIERNWSNPVYANRPLSCIIYFQVIRSGKILRVEIEQSSGIDAFDRACERAVNLAQPLPPLPNEFTDEIIGIHLEFPYSPG from the coding sequence ATGAAGCAGGATATAATATTATCATTTCTTCTACACTTTACCATTATAATCGTCATGGTCATTATAACCCCGTTTAAGCCGCGAATTAATACTGACCTGGGCGAGGTTATCAATGTCCGCCTGGCATCCCTGCCGGCTCCGGCTCCAAAAGAGGAACCTGTTAAAATCGAGCCCCTGCCGATTCCTCAGGCGCTCGTGGCCGATAATGAGATTGCCTTCATTCCTAAAGCCAAATCGGTGACCGAGGCCAAACCGGTGAACAAACCGAAACCCAAGCCGAAGCCAAAAACTGAAGATAAACCGTATAATCCGGATGCCGCCAGAGGAACCGAAACCAAATCGGGAACCGCAGAGGGTCAGAAAGACGTCAGCCAGAATCTCGGGCCCGGATCGAAATTTGGTTCCGCCGCTATTGATAACTCATCTTTCGATTACCCCTACTGGTTTGTCCAGGCTTTCACCAAAATCGAGCGTAACTGGAGTAATCCGGTTTATGCCAATCGCCCGTTAAGCTGTATTATATATTTTCAGGTAATTCGCTCGGGGAAAATACTCAGAGTCGAAATCGAGCAGTCCTCGGGAATTGATGCCTTCGATCGCGCCTGCGAAAGAGCCGTCAATCTGGCTCAGCCTTTGCCCCCGCTGCCCAACGAATTTACCGATGAAATTATCGGGATACATTTGGAATTTCCATATTCACCAGGATAG
- the tolB gene encoding Tol-Pal system beta propeller repeat protein TolB: MKSCRRILLLFFVLILPLTAMTQEGISVRDVRGRLTEKVSFEPTRIAVEEARYIGIEYITAADSVIMKNCGIILQNDLDFSPFFENVPLDTFFMRHMEIETMTMLAWTRLGASYVVKLEVEYPQNKIRLGYRLFSTESGKEINKNRMETEKKFYRTLVHQIANDIYKFLTGDEGVYRTRIVYSKDLDNGAQELYIADYDGQNERQLTNNGSINLLPRFTPDGEYVYFTSYMDGEPRIYMLNLNDNHIDKITDYPGLNTAVSVAPDGKSFACVLSKDGNSELYLLDRKGKIIKRLSYSWAIETAPTWSPDGKELAFTSDRTGSPQIYIMDIEFFDLKRLTFSGNYNDSPCWSPRGDRIAFVTRDRNFKICIIDVTGRNFRILTEIGDNENPSFSPDGNHIVFSSNRLGSKELYTMDLFGHNQRKITIGGGNTNPAWSPYKN, translated from the coding sequence ATGAAATCTTGCAGACGAATTTTATTGCTGTTTTTTGTATTGATATTGCCTTTGACTGCCATGACTCAGGAAGGAATATCGGTTCGCGATGTCCGCGGCCGATTGACCGAAAAGGTCAGTTTCGAACCGACCCGCATTGCTGTTGAGGAAGCCCGATATATCGGTATCGAGTATATAACCGCCGCCGATTCGGTAATAATGAAAAATTGCGGAATTATTCTCCAGAATGATCTCGATTTTTCGCCGTTTTTCGAAAATGTTCCGCTGGACACCTTTTTCATGCGTCATATGGAAATCGAAACCATGACCATGCTGGCCTGGACCCGTCTCGGCGCATCTTATGTCGTCAAACTTGAAGTCGAATACCCACAGAATAAAATCCGCCTGGGATACCGCCTTTTCTCGACGGAATCCGGGAAAGAAATCAATAAAAACCGTATGGAAACCGAGAAAAAATTTTATCGAACCCTGGTTCATCAAATCGCCAACGATATTTATAAATTCCTGACCGGCGATGAGGGAGTTTATCGGACCCGGATTGTCTATTCCAAGGATCTGGATAATGGTGCTCAAGAGTTGTACATCGCCGATTATGACGGTCAGAATGAAAGGCAGCTGACCAATAATGGCTCGATTAATCTTCTACCCCGTTTTACGCCCGACGGTGAGTATGTTTATTTTACCAGCTACATGGATGGCGAACCGCGGATATACATGCTGAATTTGAATGACAATCACATCGACAAAATAACTGATTATCCCGGACTCAACACCGCTGTGTCCGTTGCGCCCGATGGCAAGTCGTTCGCCTGTGTCCTAAGTAAGGATGGTAATTCGGAATTGTATTTGCTCGACCGGAAAGGCAAAATCATCAAGCGGCTCAGTTACAGCTGGGCGATTGAAACGGCGCCGACCTGGTCTCCCGATGGCAAGGAACTGGCCTTTACCTCAGATCGAACCGGATCACCCCAGATATATATCATGGATATTGAATTTTTCGATCTGAAACGTCTTACTTTCAGCGGCAATTACAATGACTCACCCTGCTGGTCACCGCGGGGAGACCGGATTGCTTTTGTTACCCGGGACAGGAACTTTAAAATATGCATAATTGATGTGACCGGAAGGAATTTCCGGATTTTGACCGAGATCGGTGACAATGAAAATCCCAGTTTTTCGCCCGACGGGAATCATATTGTCTTTTCCTCGAACCGGCTGGGATCGAAAGAGCTTTACACGATGGATCTTTTCGGTCACAATCAGCGCAAAATAACAATCGGCGGGGGCAATACCAATCCCGCCTGGTCGCCTTATAAAAATTAA
- a CDS encoding biopolymer transporter ExbD: protein MRKREYRAMAEINVTNLVDVVLVLLIIFMISAPLLQSGIEVELPMTKTAALSEQAEGVVITVDRKGGVFINDVWSQLGDFEKNLDRELRRLGKSSVFLRADSLVPYGTVVDVIGRLKLMGIEDLGLITAKEEDIPKRRR from the coding sequence ATGAGAAAACGCGAATATCGGGCTATGGCCGAGATCAATGTCACCAACTTGGTTGATGTCGTGCTGGTTCTTTTAATTATCTTCATGATCTCGGCTCCTCTGCTTCAATCGGGGATTGAAGTGGAACTGCCCATGACCAAAACCGCAGCCCTCAGTGAACAGGCCGAAGGCGTCGTAATTACGGTCGATCGTAAGGGCGGCGTATTTATCAATGATGTCTGGTCGCAACTGGGCGATTTTGAAAAGAATCTCGATCGCGAATTACGTCGATTGGGAAAATCATCCGTATTTCTCAGGGCTGACTCGCTGGTTCCCTATGGAACGGTGGTGGATGTTATCGGTCGGCTAAAATTAATGGGTATCGAAGACCTGGGCTTGATTACCGCCAAGGAGGAAGATATCCCGAAACGGCGAAGATGA
- the ybgF gene encoding tol-pal system protein YbgF: protein MLIFDKIRIGLLAVMVAVIFAGCAMKRDVAIVDEKVNRMWTEQRETARKINHLDSLLSADTDESVLLRAEIRTSLSELMEQFRIMQANMTDLQQKLNYMAERGTSPGVIIPPTSTGPAGVSDSAAAQAVTPGINCQELYDESFINIRRGQYDEAIGGFNDYLKYCSTQELADNARFWIAESYYSTERFKEAISEFDLLLKDYPNSEKKPATLYKMARSYEELGQKTEARKTFQKLVDEYAGTLEAEQAKEKLKELK, encoded by the coding sequence ATGTTGATATTTGACAAAATACGTATCGGTCTGCTGGCTGTCATGGTGGCCGTTATTTTCGCCGGATGCGCCATGAAGCGGGATGTAGCCATTGTCGATGAAAAGGTCAACCGGATGTGGACCGAACAAAGAGAAACCGCCCGGAAGATCAATCATCTTGACTCGCTTCTGTCGGCCGATACCGATGAGTCCGTTTTATTACGCGCCGAGATAAGAACGTCTCTGTCGGAGTTGATGGAGCAGTTTCGGATAATGCAGGCGAATATGACCGATCTGCAGCAGAAATTAAACTACATGGCCGAGCGGGGAACGTCTCCGGGGGTAATAATACCGCCGACATCAACCGGTCCGGCCGGAGTTTCCGATTCCGCGGCAGCTCAGGCGGTAACACCTGGAATCAATTGCCAGGAGTTATATGATGAATCTTTTATCAATATTCGGCGCGGACAGTATGACGAGGCTATTGGCGGATTCAACGATTACCTCAAGTATTGCTCCACACAGGAACTGGCTGACAATGCCCGCTTCTGGATAGCTGAATCATATTATTCCACCGAGCGTTTTAAAGAGGCTATCAGCGAATTCGACCTGTTATTGAAAGATTATCCCAATTCCGAAAAGAAACCGGCTACTCTTTATAAAATGGCTCGTTCTTATGAAGAACTGGGACAGAAGACTGAGGCTCGGAAAACCTTTCAGAAACTGGTCGATGAGTATGCCGGTACGCTCGAGGCCGAACAGGCCAAGGAGAAACTGAAAGAACTCAAATAA
- a CDS encoding glutamate mutase L has product MAKMKPEDIKVILATDCGSTTTKAILIEKRGDEYRLIVRGEAPTTVEAPFEDVTMGVLNAIAEVEELSGRKLLNDEGRVISPVQGENTGTDVYISTSSAGGGLQMMVAGVVRSMTAESAERAALGAGAIVMDVIASNDKRLPHQQIERIRHLRPDMILLSGGIDGGTTTHVVEIAELISAADPKPRLGSGYQLPIIYAGNKDAREAVSETLADKVDLKMVENLRPVLERENLGPAREEIHNLFMEHVMAQAPGYRKLMTWTDAPIMPTPGAVGLIIKTIADMENIEVVGVDIGGATTDVFSVFRPETEAGTREGVFNRTVSANLGMSYSVSNVFAEATLPNVMRWVPFSMDERDLRNRVKNKMIRPTTIPQSMEELIFEQAIAKEALRLAFIQHKNFATVLKGVQQQRTIADAFEQKGSGETLVNMMTLDILVGSGGVLSHAPKRNQAALMLIDAFLPEGVTRLAVDSIFMMPQLGVLTTVQPQAATEVFKKDCLIHLGSCVAPVGDMKKAGPMMDYRITLPDGKVESGTLQFGEMKLIKLGVAENGLPEKAKAELEPARGLDLGNGKGDKVVTELAGGVVGIILDGRGRPFELPQDEKTRVENLKKWMMELDIYPAQALDR; this is encoded by the coding sequence ATGGCAAAAATGAAACCTGAAGATATCAAGGTGATTCTGGCAACCGACTGCGGTTCGACAACCACCAAGGCGATCCTGATCGAAAAACGCGGTGATGAATACCGTCTGATCGTCCGAGGTGAGGCGCCAACCACCGTTGAGGCCCCATTTGAGGATGTAACCATGGGAGTTTTAAATGCCATCGCCGAGGTAGAAGAGCTCTCCGGACGTAAACTTCTCAATGATGAGGGTCGGGTGATTTCACCTGTGCAGGGAGAAAATACCGGCACTGATGTTTATATTTCCACTTCCTCGGCCGGAGGCGGTTTGCAGATGATGGTGGCCGGTGTGGTTCGTTCCATGACCGCCGAATCGGCCGAGCGCGCCGCCCTGGGCGCCGGGGCCATTGTTATGGATGTTATCGCCTCCAATGATAAACGTTTGCCCCATCAGCAAATAGAGAGGATTCGGCATTTGCGCCCCGACATGATTCTCCTGTCAGGCGGTATAGACGGTGGAACAACTACCCATGTGGTCGAAATCGCCGAATTGATTTCCGCCGCCGATCCCAAACCCCGTCTGGGTTCCGGTTATCAGTTACCGATTATTTATGCCGGAAATAAAGATGCCCGGGAGGCTGTCAGCGAAACTCTGGCTGATAAGGTCGATCTGAAAATGGTCGAAAATCTTCGACCGGTACTGGAACGCGAGAATCTCGGCCCGGCCCGGGAAGAAATCCATAATCTGTTCATGGAGCATGTCATGGCCCAGGCGCCCGGCTATCGCAAATTGATGACCTGGACCGATGCTCCGATTATGCCGACTCCCGGTGCCGTCGGGCTGATTATTAAAACCATCGCCGATATGGAAAATATCGAAGTTGTCGGAGTTGATATCGGAGGAGCCACCACTGACGTTTTTTCGGTTTTTCGTCCGGAGACAGAGGCGGGTACAAGAGAGGGTGTTTTCAACCGCACCGTCTCCGCCAATCTGGGTATGAGCTATTCGGTTTCGAATGTTTTTGCGGAAGCCACCCTGCCGAATGTCATGCGTTGGGTCCCCTTCTCCATGGATGAGCGCGACCTGCGTAATCGCGTCAAAAATAAAATGATCCGCCCGACCACTATACCACAGTCTATGGAGGAGTTGATTTTTGAACAGGCTATCGCCAAAGAGGCTTTGCGCTTGGCATTTATACAGCACAAAAACTTTGCGACCGTATTGAAAGGTGTTCAGCAACAGCGGACCATCGCCGATGCTTTCGAACAGAAAGGTTCAGGAGAAACTCTGGTCAATATGATGACCCTGGATATTCTGGTTGGTTCCGGGGGAGTATTATCGCATGCTCCGAAACGGAATCAGGCCGCCCTGATGTTGATTGATGCTTTTCTGCCGGAAGGGGTCACTCGTTTAGCTGTCGATTCGATTTTCATGATGCCGCAACTTGGTGTCCTGACCACGGTTCAGCCCCAGGCGGCGACCGAAGTCTTTAAGAAAGATTGTCTTATTCATCTTGGGTCATGTGTCGCTCCGGTCGGTGATATGAAAAAGGCCGGACCCATGATGGATTATCGGATCACTCTCCCCGATGGCAAGGTGGAATCAGGCACATTGCAGTTTGGCGAGATGAAACTTATTAAACTGGGCGTGGCCGAAAACGGTCTTCCGGAAAAAGCTAAGGCCGAATTGGAACCGGCCCGAGGTCTGGATCTCGGTAACGGCAAAGGCGACAAAGTCGTAACCGAACTGGCCGGAGGCGTGGTGGGAATCATTCTTGACGGCCGGGGACGTCCCTTCGAACTACCCCAAGATGAAAAAACCCGGGTGGAAAACCTGAAAAAATGGATGATGGAACTGGACATTTACCCGGCCCAGGCGCTGGACAGATAA